The following proteins are co-located in the Micromonospora viridifaciens genome:
- a CDS encoding zinc-dependent alcohol dehydrogenase: MRALCWEGIGRLAVRDVPEPTIRSAGDIIVKVRASSVCGSDLHLINGYLPAMREGDILGHEFMGEVVETGPDVRRIKVGDRVVVGSVVACGACWYCRTEQYSLCDNSNPQPVFTEKLWGHSPAGILGYSHAAGGYAGSHAEYIRVPFGDVGAFTVPDGVPDDSVVFAADALPTGWMAADFCGLKGGEVVAVWGAGGVGQMAARAAQILGAERVIVIDRLPERLGAAARRLGVETINYAETDVLEALRELTAGRGPDACIEAVGMESHDVGPTYAYDKAKQTVRLTTDRPTSVRQAIMACRKGGTVSIVGVYSGLVDKFPLGAAMNKALVLRMGQMHAQRYIPMLLDRVAVGEIDPGYLATHPMPLEEGARGYEIFQQKEDGCLRAVLHPQPA; encoded by the coding sequence ATGAGGGCGTTGTGCTGGGAGGGTATCGGCAGGCTGGCGGTACGCGACGTGCCGGAGCCGACGATCCGATCCGCGGGCGACATCATCGTCAAGGTCCGGGCCAGCAGCGTCTGCGGCTCCGACCTGCACCTGATCAACGGATACCTGCCGGCGATGCGCGAGGGGGACATTCTCGGCCACGAATTCATGGGCGAGGTGGTCGAGACCGGCCCCGACGTACGCCGGATCAAGGTCGGCGACCGGGTGGTCGTCGGCTCGGTGGTGGCCTGCGGCGCCTGCTGGTACTGCCGCACCGAGCAGTACTCGCTCTGCGACAACTCCAACCCGCAGCCGGTGTTCACCGAGAAGCTGTGGGGGCACTCGCCGGCCGGCATCCTCGGCTACTCGCACGCGGCCGGCGGCTACGCCGGCAGCCACGCCGAGTACATCCGGGTGCCGTTCGGCGACGTCGGGGCGTTCACCGTCCCCGACGGCGTGCCCGACGACTCGGTGGTCTTCGCCGCCGACGCCCTGCCCACCGGCTGGATGGCGGCGGACTTCTGCGGGCTCAAGGGCGGTGAGGTGGTCGCCGTCTGGGGCGCCGGTGGGGTGGGGCAGATGGCCGCCCGGGCCGCCCAGATCCTCGGCGCCGAGCGGGTCATCGTCATCGACCGGCTGCCGGAGCGGCTCGGCGCCGCCGCCAGGAGGCTCGGCGTCGAGACGATCAACTACGCGGAGACCGACGTGCTGGAGGCGCTGCGCGAGCTGACCGCCGGGCGGGGGCCGGACGCCTGCATCGAGGCGGTCGGCATGGAGTCGCACGACGTCGGGCCGACCTACGCGTACGACAAGGCGAAGCAGACGGTCCGGCTCACTACCGACCGGCCGACCTCGGTGCGGCAGGCGATCATGGCGTGCCGCAAGGGCGGCACGGTGAGCATCGTCGGGGTGTACTCGGGCCTGGTCGACAAGTTCCCGCTCGGCGCCGCCATGAACAAGGCGCTGGTGCTGCGGATGGGGCAGATGCACGCCCAGCGCTACATCCCGATGCTGCTGGACCGGGTCGCCGTCGGCGAGATCGATCCGGGTTACCTGGCGACCCACCCGATGCCGCTAGAGGAGGGGGCCCGCGGCTACGAGATCTTCCAGCAGAAGGAGGACGGCTGCCTGCGTGCCGTGCTGCACCCGCAGCCGGCCTGA
- a CDS encoding cytochrome P450, which yields MSSLPTDPSPDSTLAFLREGYRFVGDRCDRYDSDIFQTRLMLEPTICLRGRPAAELFYDDDRFVRHGALPMRGQRTLTGVGGVQVLDGAAHRARKAMLMSIMTPAAIDRLGGLFDDEWRARVPVWARSGPVVMYDEVGWMLTRAVCAWAGVPLAGAEVAPRTADLHAMIEAPTAVGPRHWRGLLARRRAEHWVGDLVEQVRRGALPAPEGSALRVVAEHRDDQGRLLPRRIAAVELLNVLRPTVAVDRYVVFAALALHDHPQWRERVPGDDPASTSFVHEVRRYYPFFPVVAARVRRSFRWQGHDFPQGRRVLLGLYATNHHPRLWPEPERFRPERFTGWPGDPFSLVPQGGGDHFAGHRCPGEWLTVGLMKRAVGNLTGTMRYRVPPQDLALDLSRMPTRPPSGFVIDGVRRIG from the coding sequence TTGAGCAGCTTGCCCACCGATCCCAGCCCGGACAGCACCCTGGCGTTCCTCCGCGAGGGCTACCGGTTCGTGGGCGACCGCTGCGACCGGTACGACAGCGACATCTTTCAGACCCGGCTGATGCTGGAACCGACCATCTGCCTGCGCGGTCGCCCGGCCGCCGAGCTGTTCTACGACGACGACCGGTTCGTCCGGCACGGCGCCCTGCCGATGCGGGGGCAGCGCACCCTCACCGGCGTCGGCGGCGTCCAGGTGCTCGACGGCGCGGCGCACCGGGCGCGCAAGGCCATGCTGATGTCGATCATGACGCCCGCCGCGATCGACCGCCTCGGCGGGCTCTTCGACGACGAGTGGCGGGCCCGCGTCCCGGTCTGGGCGAGGTCCGGTCCGGTGGTCATGTACGACGAGGTCGGCTGGATGCTGACCCGGGCGGTCTGTGCCTGGGCCGGGGTGCCGCTGGCCGGCGCGGAGGTGGCACCCCGCACCGCCGACCTGCACGCGATGATCGAGGCGCCGACCGCGGTCGGCCCCCGACACTGGCGCGGGCTGCTCGCCCGCCGCCGGGCCGAACACTGGGTCGGCGACCTGGTCGAGCAGGTCCGCCGCGGCGCGCTGCCCGCCCCGGAGGGCAGCGCGCTACGGGTGGTCGCCGAGCACCGGGACGACCAGGGGCGGTTGCTGCCCCGCCGGATCGCCGCGGTGGAGCTGCTGAACGTCCTCCGCCCGACGGTCGCGGTCGACCGGTACGTGGTCTTCGCCGCGCTGGCCCTGCACGACCATCCGCAGTGGCGGGAGCGGGTGCCCGGCGACGACCCGGCCAGCACCAGCTTCGTGCACGAGGTACGCCGTTACTACCCCTTCTTTCCCGTGGTGGCGGCCCGGGTCCGGCGCTCCTTCAGATGGCAGGGGCACGACTTCCCCCAGGGCCGGCGGGTGCTGCTCGGGCTGTACGCCACCAACCACCACCCACGGCTCTGGCCAGAACCCGAGCGGTTCCGGCCGGAGCGGTTCACCGGCTGGCCGGGCGACCCGTTCAGCCTGGTCCCGCAGGGCGGCGGGGACCACTTCGCGGGGCACCGCTGCCCCGGCGAGTGGCTCACCGTCGGGCTGATGAAGCGGGCGGTCGGCAACCTGACCGGGACCATGCGCTACCGGGTCCCGCCGCAGGACCTGGCGCTCGACCTCAGCCGGATGCCCACCCGGCCGCCCAGCGGATTCGTCATCGACGGGGTACGCCGGATCGGGTGA
- a CDS encoding DUF397 domain-containing protein: MGQHPKGDFDLSRAVWQRAEGDTSEGAVEVAFVNDLIGMRNSAEPDGPVLVFTQAEWDAFVAGAQDGEFDLD, translated from the coding sequence ATGGGTCAGCATCCCAAGGGCGACTTCGACCTCTCCCGTGCGGTCTGGCAGCGGGCCGAGGGCGACACCTCCGAGGGGGCGGTCGAGGTGGCCTTCGTCAACGACCTGATCGGGATGCGCAACTCGGCCGAGCCGGACGGGCCGGTGCTGGTCTTCACGCAGGCCGAGTGGGACGCGTTCGTCGCGGGCGCCCAGGACGGCGAGTTCGACCTGGACTGA
- the pepN gene encoding aminopeptidase N yields the protein MPSLTRVEATARGALITVESYQVDLDLTGGAERFRSTVTIRFRATAGGETFAEVKPARLLGVRLNERDLDPAVLHDNRLPLTGLAATNTLTVSAEMAYSNTGEGLHRFVDPADGETYLYAMSFLDEVQRIFAAFDQPDLKAPVTLSVTAPPEWTVAANGPVADRPAPGRWEFAPTAPLATYFFTLIAGPWHVRHDEHDGIPLGVYCRRSLAQHLDADAEEIFTVTRQCLDRFHQLFAERYPFGKYDQAFVPEFNAGAMENPGLVTLRDDYVFRSAVTDTQRELRATTIAHEMAHMWFGDLVTMRWWDDLWLNESFAEYLGTRVTAEATRFGQAWTTFAMRRKAWGYAADQRPSTHPVAPQEVADAARALLNFDGISYAKGASVLRQLVAWVGDDAFLAGLNAHFAKHRFGNATLADLLDSLAAASGRDLADWAERWLRRSQVNTLRMETAVGADGRWTEVAVVQTAPEAYPVLRPHRVGVARYAADAPVRRLEVDLDPDADQGRTELTELIGQPAIGLLLPNAGDLTFAKIRLDPASVDAVPMLLSGLDDPLARALLWGEARDAAIDGERPVAALVALIEAALPAETEVIIAEDVLALSRDLVDRYLEPPARGAALLRVAEACAALLAGAPAGGSLQLAAARNLIGATTDTGLLAGWLTGKDVPAGLAVDADLRWALLRRLVVLGAAGEPEIAAEAAADPSATGAERAAGCRAALPDADAKRAAWEIITSNVELSNRLVEATAEGFWQPEQAELTAGYVERYFAEMPAAARLRTPWTANRVAWLAFPRYAVAQHTRDLAAALLARDDLAPGLRREVTDRDDDLRRALVARTAVAAASA from the coding sequence ATGCCCAGCCTGACCCGTGTAGAGGCGACCGCGCGTGGCGCGTTGATTACCGTCGAGTCCTACCAGGTGGACCTCGACCTGACCGGTGGCGCCGAGCGGTTCCGCTCCACCGTCACGATTCGTTTCCGGGCCACCGCCGGCGGCGAGACCTTCGCCGAGGTCAAACCCGCGCGACTGCTCGGGGTACGCCTCAACGAGCGGGACCTCGACCCGGCCGTCCTCCATGACAACCGGCTGCCGCTGACCGGGCTGGCCGCGACGAACACGCTGACCGTCAGCGCCGAGATGGCATACTCCAACACCGGCGAGGGCCTGCACCGGTTCGTCGACCCGGCCGACGGCGAGACGTACCTCTACGCGATGTCCTTCCTCGACGAGGTGCAGCGGATCTTCGCCGCGTTCGACCAGCCCGACCTCAAGGCCCCGGTGACCCTCTCGGTCACCGCGCCGCCGGAGTGGACCGTCGCGGCCAACGGGCCGGTGGCCGACCGGCCCGCACCCGGCCGCTGGGAGTTTGCCCCCACCGCGCCGCTGGCCACGTACTTCTTCACGCTGATCGCCGGCCCGTGGCACGTCCGGCACGACGAGCACGACGGCATCCCGCTCGGCGTCTACTGCCGGCGCTCCCTGGCCCAGCACCTGGACGCCGACGCCGAGGAGATCTTCACCGTCACCCGGCAGTGCCTCGACCGCTTCCACCAGCTCTTCGCCGAGCGCTACCCGTTCGGCAAGTACGACCAGGCGTTCGTGCCCGAGTTCAACGCGGGCGCGATGGAGAACCCAGGCCTGGTCACCCTGCGGGACGACTACGTCTTCCGGTCCGCCGTCACCGACACCCAGCGCGAGCTGCGGGCCACCACGATCGCGCACGAGATGGCGCACATGTGGTTCGGTGACCTGGTCACCATGCGCTGGTGGGACGACCTCTGGCTCAACGAGTCCTTCGCCGAGTACCTGGGCACCCGGGTCACCGCCGAGGCCACCCGCTTCGGCCAGGCGTGGACCACCTTCGCGATGCGCCGCAAGGCCTGGGGATACGCGGCCGACCAGCGCCCCTCCACGCACCCGGTGGCCCCGCAGGAGGTGGCCGACGCGGCCCGGGCGCTGTTGAACTTCGACGGCATCTCGTACGCCAAGGGTGCCAGCGTGCTGCGCCAGCTGGTCGCCTGGGTGGGCGACGACGCCTTCCTGGCCGGCCTGAACGCGCACTTCGCCAAGCACCGGTTCGGCAACGCCACCCTCGCCGACCTTCTCGACAGCCTGGCCGCCGCGAGCGGGCGGGATCTGGCCGACTGGGCCGAGCGCTGGCTGCGCCGCAGCCAGGTCAACACGCTGCGGATGGAGACCGCGGTGGGCGCCGACGGCCGGTGGACCGAGGTGGCCGTGGTGCAGACCGCACCGGAGGCGTACCCGGTGCTGCGTCCGCACCGCGTCGGGGTGGCCCGGTACGCCGCCGACGCTCCGGTGCGCCGCCTCGAGGTCGACCTCGACCCGGACGCCGACCAGGGCCGCACCGAGTTGACCGAGCTGATCGGGCAGCCGGCCATCGGGCTGCTGCTGCCCAACGCCGGTGACCTCACCTTCGCCAAGATCAGGCTCGACCCGGCCTCGGTGGACGCGGTGCCGATGCTGCTCTCCGGGCTGGACGATCCGCTGGCCCGGGCGCTGCTCTGGGGCGAGGCCCGGGACGCCGCCATCGACGGCGAGCGCCCGGTGGCCGCGCTGGTCGCGCTCATCGAGGCGGCGCTGCCGGCGGAGACCGAGGTGATCATCGCCGAGGACGTGCTCGCCCTCAGCCGCGACCTGGTCGACCGCTATCTGGAGCCGCCGGCCCGGGGCGCGGCCCTGCTCCGGGTCGCCGAGGCGTGTGCCGCACTGCTGGCCGGCGCCCCGGCCGGCGGCTCGCTGCAACTCGCCGCGGCCCGGAACCTGATCGGCGCCACCACCGACACCGGGTTGCTCGCCGGCTGGCTGACCGGCAAGGACGTCCCGGCGGGGCTCGCGGTGGACGCCGACCTGCGGTGGGCGCTGCTGCGCCGGCTGGTGGTGCTCGGGGCGGCCGGCGAGCCGGAGATCGCCGCCGAGGCGGCCGCCGACCCCAGCGCCACCGGCGCCGAGCGGGCCGCGGGCTGCCGGGCCGCGCTGCCCGACGCCGACGCCAAGCGGGCCGCGTGGGAGATCATCACCAGCAACGTGGAACTCTCCAACCGCCTCGTCGAGGCGACCGCGGAGGGCTTCTGGCAGCCGGAGCAGGCCGAGCTGACCGCCGGCTACGTCGAGCGCTACTTCGCCGAGATGCCGGCGGCGGCGCGGCTGCGTACCCCGTGGACGGCCAACCGCGTCGCCTGGCTGGCCTTCCCCCGCTACGCGGTGGCTCAGCACACCCGGGATCTGGCCGCCGCGCTGCTGGCCCGCGACGACCTCGCGCCGGGCCTCCGACGAGAGGTGACCGACCGCGACGACGACCTGCGGCGCGCCCTTGTCGCGCGGACGGCGGTGGCCGCCGCCAGCGCCTGA